In a single window of the Nodularia spumigena CCY9414 genome:
- the surE gene encoding 5'/3'-nucleotidase SurE, translated as MKLLISNDDGVSALGIRTLADSLAEAGHDVTVVCPDRERSATGHGLTMHQPIRAEVIESVFHPAINAWACDGTPSDCVKLALWALLDSPPDLVLSGINQGANLGTEILYSGTVSAAMEGIIEGIPSIAFSLTSHTSKDFQPAAKFAQILVEKIAVNPLPELMLLNVNVPPVKWEKIAGVTFTRQGVRRYVDVFDKRVDPRGKIYYWLTGEVLEEVEPPEGLNLSENVPIDVHVIRNNYISITPLQYNLTYPTGLDKLSNWEFQLP; from the coding sequence ATGAAATTACTCATTAGTAATGATGACGGAGTTTCTGCCTTGGGTATTCGTACCCTAGCTGACTCCTTAGCAGAAGCAGGACATGATGTCACTGTAGTTTGCCCAGATCGGGAGCGTTCCGCAACTGGACATGGACTAACCATGCACCAACCCATTCGCGCCGAAGTAATCGAATCAGTATTTCATCCGGCTATCAATGCTTGGGCTTGTGATGGGACTCCCTCAGACTGTGTAAAATTGGCACTGTGGGCTTTGCTAGATTCTCCCCCTGATTTGGTGCTATCTGGCATTAATCAAGGCGCAAATTTGGGAACTGAAATTCTTTATTCCGGTACTGTTTCGGCTGCTATGGAAGGCATAATTGAGGGCATTCCCAGCATAGCCTTCAGTCTCACCAGCCACACATCCAAAGACTTTCAACCTGCTGCTAAGTTTGCCCAAATCCTGGTGGAGAAAATAGCTGTAAATCCCCTACCAGAATTAATGTTGCTCAATGTTAACGTTCCCCCTGTCAAATGGGAAAAAATTGCCGGAGTTACCTTTACTCGTCAAGGAGTGCGGCGTTACGTTGATGTTTTTGATAAGCGAGTCGATCCCCGTGGCAAAATCTATTACTGGTTAACCGGAGAAGTTTTAGAAGAGGTGGAACCACCCGAAGGTTTAAATTTATCTGAAAACGTGCCTATCGATGTTCATGTGATCCGCAATAACTACATCAGCATCACGCCATTACAATATAATCTCACCTATCCTACAGGACTAGATAAATTGTCTAACTGGGAATTTCAGCTTCCTTGA
- the pheS gene encoding phenylalanine--tRNA ligase subunit alpha, giving the protein MTTNLEAQLLALRHEGEQAIAAADTLERLEELRISYLGKKGQLGALLRSMGQMSAEERPKIGAIANTVKESLQNSLDQQRTALESAKIKAQLEAETLDVTMPGIYRPQGRIHPLNGIIDRALDTFVGMGYTVAEGPEMETDYYNFEALNTPPDHPARDMQDTFYLPDGNLLRTHTSSVQIRYMEKEEPPIRVVAPGRVYRRDNVDATHSAVFHQIELLAIDEGLTFTDLKGTVKLFLQAIFGDLPIRFRASYFPFTEPSAEVDLQWNGRWLEVMGCGMVDPNVMKSVGYDPEIYTGFAAGFGVERFAMVLHQIDDIRRLYSSDLRFLQQF; this is encoded by the coding sequence ATGACTACCAATTTAGAGGCTCAACTTTTAGCACTGCGGCACGAAGGAGAACAAGCGATCGCCGCCGCAGACACCCTAGAACGTCTAGAAGAACTCAGAATTAGCTATTTGGGTAAAAAAGGGCAACTGGGGGCTTTATTGCGAAGTATGGGGCAAATGAGTGCGGAGGAAAGACCAAAAATTGGGGCGATCGCCAATACAGTCAAAGAATCCCTACAAAATAGTCTAGACCAGCAACGCACCGCTTTAGAATCCGCCAAAATTAAAGCACAACTAGAAGCGGAAACCCTAGATGTGACTATGCCGGGAATTTACCGCCCCCAAGGTCGGATTCATCCACTCAATGGTATTATTGACCGGGCGCTGGATACTTTTGTCGGCATGGGCTACACCGTAGCAGAAGGGCCAGAGATGGAAACAGATTATTATAATTTTGAAGCTCTGAATACTCCACCTGATCACCCCGCCCGTGATATGCAGGATACCTTCTACCTACCAGACGGAAATCTTCTGCGGACTCATACCTCATCAGTACAAATTCGCTACATGGAAAAGGAGGAACCACCCATCCGGGTTGTAGCCCCAGGGCGAGTTTATCGGCGAGATAATGTCGATGCTACGCACTCGGCGGTTTTCCATCAAATCGAACTTTTAGCGATCGATGAGGGTTTGACATTTACAGACCTCAAAGGTACTGTCAAGCTGTTTTTACAAGCCATATTTGGGGATTTACCCATTCGTTTCCGTGCTAGTTATTTCCCCTTTACAGAACCTTCGGCTGAAGTAGATTTACAGTGGAATGGGCGCTGGTTAGAAGTGATGGGCTGCGGAATGGTTGATCCAAATGTGATGAAATCAGTAGGCTATGATCCAGAAATTTACACTGGATTTGCTGCTGGTTTCGGTGTAGAACGTTTTGCGATGGTGTTACATCAAATCGACGATATCCGCCGTTTGTACTCTAGCGATTTACGGTTTTTACAGCAGTTTTAA
- a CDS encoding DUF262 domain-containing protein: MGLQEEIDKMRQEIRADDYSMSIGEWISLYENSEIEIHPEFQRFFRWTTTQKTSLIESILLGIPIPPIFVSQREDGVWDVVDGLQRLSTIYEFVGKLKDENQKILDPLVLEKTKYLPNLEGKKWEDINDPENSLTQTQRLLIKRSKIDATILLKESDKIAKYELFQRLNNGGSIATPQEVRNCILVMFNRQMFQWMKELSQKEIFKECIALSEKPIEQKYDMELLLRFLVFRTLEEREMRKIGNDLSGFLTDKMVEMAKNENFDYSEEETAFNETFTILYEQMGSDSFRRYSTSKDKFLGGFLVSAYEVIALGIGYNYKNVSNSQINLKEKVQEIWTRPEYTEWSGSGTTAQRRVPRLVPFGRQMFQ; this comes from the coding sequence ATGGGACTTCAGGAAGAAATCGACAAAATGAGACAAGAGATTCGAGCCGATGACTATTCAATGTCTATTGGAGAATGGATTAGCTTATATGAAAACTCAGAAATTGAGATACATCCTGAGTTTCAAAGATTTTTTCGTTGGACTACTACCCAAAAGACAAGCTTAATAGAGTCTATTTTGCTGGGTATACCTATTCCACCGATTTTTGTCTCTCAACGTGAAGATGGAGTTTGGGACGTTGTAGATGGTCTGCAAAGACTGTCTACAATATATGAATTTGTGGGAAAATTAAAGGATGAAAATCAAAAAATTTTAGACCCATTAGTTCTTGAAAAAACCAAATATTTACCTAACCTAGAAGGTAAGAAATGGGAAGATATAAATGATCCAGAAAATTCATTAACACAAACTCAACGCCTCTTGATTAAAAGGTCTAAAATTGATGCAACTATTCTTTTAAAAGAGAGTGATAAAATTGCTAAATATGAACTATTTCAAAGATTAAACAATGGTGGATCAATAGCTACCCCGCAAGAAGTAAGAAATTGTATTTTAGTAATGTTTAATCGTCAGATGTTTCAGTGGATGAAAGAGTTAAGTCAAAAGGAAATTTTTAAAGAGTGTATAGCTCTTAGTGAAAAACCAATTGAACAAAAATATGATATGGAGCTACTACTAAGATTTTTAGTATTTCGCACTCTCGAAGAAAGAGAAATGAGGAAAATAGGTAATGATTTAAGTGGATTCTTAACCGATAAAATGGTAGAGATGGCTAAAAACGAAAACTTTGATTATTCTGAAGAAGAAACTGCATTTAACGAAACATTTACAATTTTGTACGAACAAATGGGAAGTGATAGTTTTCGGAGATACTCTACAAGTAAAGATAAGTTTCTAGGTGGTTTTTTGGTTTCTGCTTATGAAGTTATTGCTTTAGGAATTGGTTACAACTATAAAAATGTATCTAACTCACAAATTAATTTAAAAGAGAAGGTACAAGAGATTTGGACAAGACCTGAATATACAGAATGGTCAGGCTCTGGTACTACTGCACAGCGAAGAGTACCAAGATTAGTTCCCTTTGGTCGTCAGATGTTCCAGTAA
- a CDS encoding MAE_28990/MAE_18760 family HEPN-like nuclease, with protein sequence MKIRTLEQLSDKLAEELAWRKIELSALKGMIDLKSFSSGKNKALLRSGITMLYAHWEGFIKVSSNSYLEFVAMQNLPYNNLSNNFIALAMKDKLDQANQTNKATVYNEVAEFFLTKMAERSSIKYVNRITTSNLSSSVFKEIVCMLGLDYSFYESKEVLIDEKLLKKRNIIAHGNYLDIDEKDYDELHTQIIRMMDNFRNQIDNCASTKQYYRQTESITSPEHL encoded by the coding sequence ATGAAAATACGTACTTTAGAACAGCTTAGTGATAAGCTTGCAGAGGAACTTGCATGGCGAAAAATTGAGTTATCAGCATTGAAAGGCATGATTGATTTAAAGTCGTTTTCTTCAGGAAAAAATAAGGCATTACTTCGTAGTGGAATCACAATGCTGTATGCTCACTGGGAGGGATTTATCAAAGTATCATCCAATAGTTATTTAGAATTTGTTGCTATGCAGAATCTGCCTTATAATAATCTTTCTAACAATTTTATAGCATTGGCAATGAAAGATAAATTAGATCAAGCAAATCAAACGAATAAGGCAACTGTATATAATGAAGTTGCAGAATTTTTTCTTACAAAAATGGCTGAACGTAGTTCCATAAAATATGTAAATAGAATTACGACATCTAATTTATCATCATCAGTGTTTAAAGAGATAGTCTGTATGCTTGGATTAGATTACAGTTTTTATGAATCAAAAGAAGTTCTTATAGATGAAAAATTACTCAAAAAAAGAAATATCATAGCTCATGGAAATTATCTTGATATAGATGAAAAAGACTATGATGAATTACACACACAGATAATAAGAATGATGGACAATTTTCGGAACCAAATAGATAATTGTGCATCGACAAAACAATATTATCGCCAAACCGAATCTATTACATCACCTGAACATCTTTGA
- a CDS encoding RecQ family ATP-dependent DNA helicase — protein MNPSVKTSWQAVRATFQQIWGYDDFRPPQGEIIRSLLAKKDALIIMPTGGGKSICFQLPALLQTGLTLVISPLVALMENQVQELLQRQQKAALLHSELPSFQRYKTLQALERQQLRLLYLSPETLLSPPVWEKLCHPNLQINGLILDEAHCLVQWGDTFRPAYRRLGAVRTALLKSKPPGTKISIAAFTATADTAAQKTIETVLQLQQPEIFRLNPYRSNLHPIVRIAWTPRSRKQQLLKFIQNRPKQSGLIYVRARKDSEDLAVWFTKMGYTTASYHAGLGAAERRDVEAKWLSGKIPFVVCTGAFGMGINKSDVRYVIHFHAPLLMSEYVQEIGRAGRDGKPAEALALISEPTGWLDPEDKQRQQFFDDQMRSQQRTAQQLVKKLPKQGEVNAVTREFRDAAITLALLHSTGQLNWVDPFHYTIESGVKNQPMTQSQAAKHMQQYLHTKKCRWQFLLNAFGFDKEAANWRCGHCDNCRN, from the coding sequence ATGAATCCATCTGTAAAAACGTCTTGGCAAGCAGTCCGCGCTACTTTTCAACAAATTTGGGGTTACGATGATTTCCGTCCGCCCCAGGGCGAAATAATCAGGAGTTTATTAGCTAAAAAAGATGCGTTGATTATTATGCCTACAGGTGGCGGAAAATCAATTTGTTTTCAACTTCCCGCACTGCTACAAACAGGATTAACTTTAGTAATTTCGCCCTTGGTAGCACTCATGGAAAACCAAGTCCAGGAATTACTTCAACGCCAACAAAAAGCAGCACTTTTGCATAGTGAATTGCCTTCATTCCAACGCTATAAAACATTACAAGCTTTAGAAAGACAACAATTAAGATTACTGTATTTATCCCCAGAGACTTTATTGAGTCCGCCAGTCTGGGAAAAATTGTGTCATCCCAACTTACAAATTAATGGTTTGATATTAGATGAAGCTCATTGTTTAGTCCAGTGGGGAGATACATTTAGACCAGCTTATCGCAGATTAGGCGCTGTCAGAACTGCACTACTGAAATCAAAACCACCAGGAACAAAAATCAGTATTGCTGCTTTTACCGCTACTGCTGACACCGCAGCCCAAAAAACTATTGAAACAGTTTTACAATTACAGCAACCCGAAATTTTTCGCTTAAATCCCTACCGCTCAAATTTGCATCCCATTGTTCGCATAGCTTGGACTCCACGCAGTAGAAAACAGCAATTATTAAAGTTTATTCAAAATCGCCCCAAACAATCGGGATTAATTTATGTTCGGGCTAGAAAAGATAGCGAAGATTTAGCTGTATGGTTCACAAAGATGGGTTACACTACAGCTAGTTATCATGCGGGATTGGGTGCAGCAGAACGCCGTGATGTAGAAGCTAAATGGTTAAGTGGTAAAATTCCTTTTGTGGTCTGTACTGGTGCTTTTGGGATGGGGATAAATAAATCAGATGTGCGTTATGTAATTCACTTTCACGCCCCTCTCCTGATGTCTGAATATGTGCAAGAAATTGGCCGTGCTGGACGAGATGGAAAACCAGCAGAAGCGCTGGCTTTAATCAGTGAACCTACTGGTTGGTTAGATCCAGAGGATAAGCAAAGACAACAGTTTTTTGATGACCAAATGCGATCGCAACAACGCACAGCGCAGCAATTGGTGAAAAAATTACCCAAACAGGGAGAAGTCAATGCAGTTACCCGTGAATTTCGTGATGCTGCTATAACCTTGGCTTTACTCCACAGCACTGGTCAACTCAATTGGGTTGACCCGTTTCATTACACTATTGAATCAGGGGTGAAAAATCAGCCAATGACACAATCACAAGCTGCTAAACACATGCAGCAATATTTGCATACTAAAAAATGTCGTTGGCAATTTTTACTAAATGCTTTTGGTTTTGACAAAGAAGCTGCTAACTGGCGTTGTGGACATTGTGATAATTGTCGAAATTAG
- a CDS encoding FkbM family methyltransferase gives MLKKQIKKILKACGYTLYHTKTMPFGCDLKEDIARLSPDLNLRTIFDVGANKGQTTLDYRRKFPEAKIFCFEPVSQTFEVLKANVGLDPNVYCFNLALGEENKQDKILVQGTSGSNSISNVSKVNPSADQSLETVNIMTLDQFMAEDDHKIDQIDLLKIDTEGYECQVLRGAEATFRSEKILYISIEVTFRQQDNHHTQFSTISEMLADYNFNFVGLYDASPFWGGGNAIDYGNALFKRWEKGKNLKLWE, from the coding sequence ATGCTAAAAAAACAGATTAAAAAAATTCTTAAAGCTTGTGGATACACCCTCTATCATACCAAAACAATGCCTTTTGGATGTGATTTAAAAGAAGATATTGCTAGACTATCACCTGATTTAAACCTGAGAACAATTTTTGATGTGGGAGCGAACAAAGGACAAACTACCCTTGATTATCGGCGAAAATTTCCTGAAGCCAAGATTTTTTGTTTTGAACCAGTTAGTCAAACTTTTGAAGTTTTAAAAGCGAATGTTGGTCTTGACCCTAATGTTTATTGCTTCAATTTAGCGTTGGGGGAAGAAAACAAGCAGGATAAAATATTAGTCCAAGGAACATCTGGTTCCAACTCAATTTCCAATGTTAGTAAGGTTAATCCTTCAGCAGATCAATCTTTAGAAACAGTAAATATAATGACATTAGATCAGTTTATGGCAGAAGACGACCATAAAATTGATCAGATTGATCTGTTGAAAATAGATACGGAAGGCTATGAATGTCAAGTTTTAAGAGGTGCAGAAGCAACTTTCCGCTCAGAGAAAATTTTATATATTTCCATAGAAGTCACTTTTCGCCAGCAAGATAACCATCACACTCAGTTTTCTACAATCAGTGAGATGTTGGCGGACTATAATTTTAATTTTGTCGGATTATACGACGCATCTCCCTTTTGGGGTGGCGGAAATGCTATTGATTACGGTAATGCTCTATTTAAACGGTGGGAAAAAGGTAAAAATTTAAAACTTTGGGAATAA
- a CDS encoding 2-isopropylmalate synthase, whose protein sequence is MTNKAEKIIIFDTTLRDGEQCPGATLNIDEKLAIAKQLSRLGVDVIEAGFAFASPGDFQAVQKIAQLVGTEDGPVICSLARAIKADIEAAAEALKPAVHGRIHTFISTSDIHLEYQLRKSRAEVLAIAEEMVAYAKSFMADVEFSPMDAARSDPDFLYQVLERAIAVGATTINIPDTVGYMTPSEFGAMIKGIKDHVPNIDQAIISVHGHNDLGLAVANFLEAVKNGATQLECTINGIGERAGNASLEELVMALHVRRQYFNPFLGRPADSEAPLTNIDTRQIYKTSRLVSNLTGMLVQPNKAIVGANAFAHESGIHQDGVLKNKLTYEIMDAQLIGLTDNQIVLGKHSGRNAFRSRLTELGFELSETELNKAFVKFKDVADKKKEITDWDLEAIVNDEIQQAPDLFRVELVQISCGNNAQPTATVTLRTPAGEELTDAAIGTGPVDAVYKAINRVVNVPNQLIEFSVQSVTEGIDALGEVTIRLRHDSRVFSGHAANTDIIVASAQAYVNALNRLYASLQTQEKQEEVTAHKI, encoded by the coding sequence ATGACCAACAAAGCCGAAAAAATTATCATTTTTGATACGACACTCAGAGATGGAGAACAATGTCCTGGAGCAACTCTAAATATAGATGAAAAGCTAGCGATCGCCAAACAATTATCCCGGTTAGGCGTAGATGTAATTGAAGCTGGTTTTGCTTTTGCGAGTCCGGGAGACTTTCAAGCGGTGCAGAAAATAGCCCAACTTGTGGGGACAGAAGATGGCCCCGTAATTTGTAGTTTAGCTAGAGCCATTAAAGCGGATATTGAAGCCGCAGCCGAGGCGTTAAAACCAGCAGTTCACGGCAGAATTCACACATTTATTTCCACATCTGATATTCATTTAGAGTATCAGTTGCGGAAGTCACGCGCCGAAGTGTTAGCGATCGCCGAAGAAATGGTAGCTTATGCTAAGTCATTCATGGCAGATGTAGAATTTTCGCCAATGGATGCGGCGCGTTCTGATCCAGATTTTCTTTATCAAGTATTAGAGCGAGCGATCGCAGTTGGCGCAACAACAATTAACATTCCAGACACTGTAGGTTACATGACCCCCAGTGAATTTGGGGCAATGATTAAGGGGATTAAAGATCATGTCCCCAATATTGATCAAGCAATTATTTCCGTACACGGACATAACGATTTAGGATTAGCAGTTGCCAACTTCCTAGAAGCTGTAAAAAATGGTGCAACCCAATTAGAATGTACCATTAACGGCATTGGAGAACGCGCCGGAAATGCCTCCTTAGAAGAATTAGTCATGGCCTTACACGTCCGGCGACAATACTTCAATCCCTTCTTAGGAAGACCAGCAGATTCTGAAGCACCACTAACTAACATTGACACCCGTCAAATTTATAAAACCTCCCGCCTCGTTTCTAATTTGACAGGAATGTTAGTGCAGCCAAACAAAGCTATAGTAGGGGCAAACGCCTTTGCTCACGAGTCTGGAATTCACCAAGATGGGGTGCTGAAAAACAAGCTCACCTACGAAATCATGGATGCTCAATTGATTGGTTTAACAGACAATCAAATTGTATTGGGCAAACATTCCGGGAGAAATGCTTTCCGTAGTCGTTTGACAGAATTGGGTTTTGAACTATCAGAAACCGAATTAAATAAAGCATTCGTCAAATTTAAAGACGTAGCCGACAAAAAGAAAGAAATTACCGATTGGGATTTAGAAGCTATTGTTAATGATGAAATTCAACAAGCTCCCGATTTATTCAGAGTTGAGTTAGTGCAAATTTCCTGCGGTAATAATGCTCAACCTACGGCGACTGTCACCCTCCGCACCCCAGCCGGTGAAGAATTGACTGATGCGGCCATTGGTACTGGCCCTGTAGATGCTGTTTACAAAGCCATTAACCGCGTAGTAAACGTACCCAATCAGTTGATTGAATTCTCTGTACAATCAGTCACAGAAGGAATTGATGCTCTAGGGGAAGTTACTATTCGTCTCCGACATGATTCTAGAGTGTTTTCCGGTCATGCGGCGAACACAGATATCATTGTTGCTTCCGCGCAAGCTTATGTTAATGCGCTAAATCGTCTTTATGCATCTTTGCAGACTCAAGAGAAGCAAGAAGAAGTAACTGCACATAAAATTTAG